The following proteins come from a genomic window of bacterium:
- a CDS encoding T9SS type A sorting domain-containing protein codes for MKAKLLIVALVLLALATSGFAACTDPNFVAIIINVVQPLTDNCTGGTPLADGSAVVQVVRASNGSLADSLCGFLNFGYELPINGDLLGLGAGYFGFDPAFGNPTKSDPAVGYQCKVVGPCVSGFQAVWMSNVFYCLVGPQEIYLESWTCTMVPCGPSCDPTTEVWFPDGFGRHFESACVTLCEGSVCLIYTGPLPVCPQGDPALDRFPLYTITPGCEEPPQPHDPNMFCNDPTCPPALVWNFTDWEEDNHPPYQSAANVVFVNDGIHVAGYYYVFALAYAGAEGCVCVHFDEKLPVEMGNVDLAIVDDAVRMTWNTVSENDLDKFIVSRNGEMVGEVRATNTASGHEYSFADANVEYGTSYTYELAIVDLGGAREVVFTESITPSELAATVSEYKLHQNFPNPFNPSTSIRYDVKAENHVTLKVFNATGQEVATLVNGSEKVGVHFVNFDAANLTSGLYFYTIQIGDVYSATKKMLLVK; via the coding sequence ACCCCAATTTCGTGGCAATCATCATCAACGTGGTTCAACCGTTGACCGATAATTGCACCGGCGGCACCCCGCTGGCTGACGGTTCGGCGGTCGTTCAGGTCGTTCGGGCTTCCAACGGTTCTCTGGCGGACTCGCTCTGCGGTTTCCTAAACTTCGGGTATGAGCTGCCGATCAACGGGGATCTATTGGGACTCGGCGCCGGATACTTCGGGTTCGACCCGGCGTTCGGAAATCCCACCAAGTCCGACCCGGCGGTCGGCTATCAGTGCAAGGTTGTGGGTCCCTGCGTGAGCGGCTTCCAGGCCGTGTGGATGTCGAACGTGTTCTACTGCCTCGTGGGTCCGCAAGAGATCTACCTTGAGAGCTGGACCTGCACGATGGTTCCCTGTGGCCCGAGCTGTGATCCCACCACCGAAGTGTGGTTCCCGGATGGCTTCGGCCGCCATTTTGAGTCGGCCTGTGTGACTCTGTGCGAAGGCTCCGTGTGCTTGATCTACACGGGTCCCCTCCCGGTTTGCCCGCAGGGAGATCCGGCGCTTGATCGTTTCCCGCTCTACACCATTACCCCGGGATGCGAAGAGCCCCCGCAGCCGCACGACCCCAACATGTTCTGCAATGATCCCACCTGCCCGCCCGCCCTGGTGTGGAACTTCACGGATTGGGAAGAGGACAACCATCCTCCCTATCAAAGTGCCGCCAACGTGGTGTTCGTGAATGACGGTATTCACGTGGCCGGTTACTACTACGTCTTCGCCCTGGCCTACGCGGGTGCGGAAGGCTGCGTCTGTGTGCATTTCGACGAGAAACTGCCGGTCGAGATGGGCAACGTGGATCTGGCCATCGTGGATGATGCGGTTCGGATGACGTGGAATACCGTTTCCGAGAACGATCTGGACAAGTTCATCGTTTCCCGCAACGGCGAGATGGTCGGCGAGGTTCGCGCCACCAACACCGCGAGTGGCCATGAATACTCGTTCGCGGATGCGAACGTCGAGTATGGCACAAGCTACACCTACGAGTTGGCGATTGTGGATCTGGGCGGCGCCCGCGAAGTCGTCTTCACGGAGAGCATCACCCCCAGCGAGCTGGCGGCCACGGTGAGCGAGTACAAACTCCACCAGAACTTCCCGAATCCGTTCAACCCCTCGACCTCGATTCGTTACGATGTCAAGGCGGAGAATCACGTCACCCTGAAGGTCTTCAATGCGACCGGTCAGGAAGTGGCGACGCTGGTGAACGGCTCGGAGAAGGTGGGTGTGCATTTCGTCAACTTCGACGCGGCCAATCTGACCTCCGGTCTGTACTTCTACACGATTCAGATCGGCGACGTCTACAGTGCCACGAAGAAGATGCTGTTGGTGAAGTAG